A genomic window from Micromonospora sp. WMMA1947 includes:
- a CDS encoding P-II family nitrogen regulator: protein MKLVTAVIKPYQLDAVKEALHALGVAGLTVSEVQGYGRQKGHTEVYRGAEYTVEFLPKIRVEVLTDEMDVDKIVDAIVGAARTGKIGDGKVWVTGVEEVVRVRTGERGLDAL, encoded by the coding sequence ATGAAGCTGGTGACCGCGGTCATCAAGCCGTACCAGCTGGACGCGGTGAAGGAGGCCCTGCACGCGCTCGGCGTGGCCGGGCTGACCGTCAGCGAGGTCCAGGGCTACGGCCGGCAGAAGGGGCACACCGAGGTCTACCGGGGTGCCGAGTACACGGTCGAGTTCCTGCCCAAGATCCGGGTCGAGGTGCTCACCGACGAGATGGACGTCGACAAGATCGTGGACGCGATCGTCGGCGCCGCCCGGACCGGCAAGATCGGCGACGGCAAGGTCTGGGTGACCGGCGTCGAGGAGGTCGTCCGGGTACGCACCGGCGAGCGCGGGCTCGACGCCCTCTGA
- a CDS encoding MDR family MFS transporter, producing MTQATAPARATGVDMSHRQILEALSGLLLGMFVAILSSTVVSNALPRIITDLRGGQSAYTWVVTSTLLATTATTPIWGKLSDLFSKKLLVQISLVVFVLGSVLAGQAQTTGELIACRVVQGVGAGGLTALAQVIMATMIAPRERGRYSGYLGAVMAVGTIGGPLIGGVIVDTSWLGWRWCFYVGVPFAVLALIVLQRTLRLPVVKREVKIDWWGATLITAAVSLLLVWITLAGDRYDWISWQSGVLVAGAAVLGALATRVEKRATDPMIPPHLFRNRTITLAVIASIAVGVGMFGASVFLGQYFQISRGASPTMSGLMTLPMIGGLLVSSTVVGRIITSTGRWKSWLVIGSVLLTAGFALMGTMRADTPYWHLAVFMALIGLGVGMSMQNLVLAVQNTVRPDELGAASSVVAFFRSLGGAIGVSALGAVLGHRVTGYMADGLSRLGVPASGSGGGGLPDVHTLPGPIRTVVEAAYGHAAGDIFLAAAPFGLLALVAVILIREVPLRRSNAEPVPAGQETAEAVAAGTRH from the coding sequence ATGACTCAGGCGACTGCGCCCGCACGGGCGACCGGCGTCGACATGTCCCACCGGCAGATCCTGGAGGCACTCTCCGGCCTGCTGCTGGGCATGTTCGTCGCCATCCTCTCCTCCACGGTCGTCTCCAACGCGCTGCCGCGGATCATCACGGACCTGCGCGGCGGCCAGTCGGCGTACACCTGGGTGGTCACCTCGACGCTGCTGGCGACCACCGCGACCACGCCCATCTGGGGCAAGCTGTCCGACCTGTTCAGCAAGAAGCTGCTGGTCCAGATCTCCCTGGTGGTCTTCGTGCTGGGCTCGGTGCTCGCCGGGCAGGCACAGACCACCGGCGAGCTGATCGCCTGCCGGGTCGTGCAGGGCGTCGGCGCGGGCGGCCTCACCGCCCTGGCCCAGGTGATCATGGCGACGATGATCGCCCCGCGCGAGCGCGGCCGGTACAGCGGCTACCTCGGCGCGGTCATGGCCGTCGGCACCATCGGCGGCCCGCTGATCGGCGGCGTGATCGTGGACACCTCCTGGCTCGGCTGGCGCTGGTGCTTCTACGTCGGCGTGCCGTTCGCCGTGCTCGCCCTGATCGTGCTCCAGCGGACGCTGCGCCTGCCGGTGGTCAAGCGCGAAGTGAAGATCGACTGGTGGGGGGCCACCCTCATCACCGCCGCCGTCTCGCTGCTGCTCGTCTGGATCACGCTGGCCGGTGACAGGTACGACTGGATCTCCTGGCAGAGCGGCGTGCTGGTGGCCGGCGCGGCGGTGCTCGGCGCGCTCGCCACCCGGGTCGAGAAGCGCGCCACGGACCCGATGATCCCGCCGCACCTGTTCCGCAACCGCACCATCACCCTCGCCGTGATCGCCAGCATCGCGGTCGGCGTCGGCATGTTCGGCGCCTCGGTCTTCCTCGGGCAGTACTTTCAGATCAGCCGCGGCGCCAGCCCGACCATGTCCGGCCTGATGACGCTGCCGATGATCGGCGGCCTGCTGGTCTCCTCGACGGTGGTCGGCCGGATCATCACCAGCACCGGCCGCTGGAAGAGCTGGTTGGTCATCGGCTCGGTGCTGCTCACCGCCGGCTTCGCGCTGATGGGCACCATGCGCGCCGACACCCCGTACTGGCACCTCGCCGTGTTCATGGCGCTGATCGGTCTCGGCGTCGGCATGAGCATGCAGAACCTGGTGCTCGCCGTGCAGAACACGGTCCGCCCGGACGAGCTCGGCGCGGCCAGCTCGGTGGTGGCGTTCTTCCGCAGCCTCGGCGGCGCGATCGGCGTCAGCGCGCTCGGCGCGGTGCTCGGGCACCGGGTCACCGGCTACATGGCCGACGGCCTGAGCCGCCTCGGCGTCCCGGCCTCCGGGTCGGGTGGCGGCGGTCTGCCGGACGTGCACACGCTGCCCGGCCCGATCCGGACCGTGGTCGAGGCCGCGTACGGGCACGCCGCCGGTGACATCTTCCTGGCCGCCGCCCCGTTCGGGCTGCTCGCCCTCGTCGCGGTGATCCTCATCCGGGAGGTGCCGCTGCGCCGCTCCAACGCCGAGCCGGTCCCCGCCGGGCAGGAGACGGCCGAGGCCGTCGCGGCCGGAACGCGGCACTGA
- a CDS encoding ammonium transporter: MEIDTGNTAWLLVSTALVLLMTPGLALFYGGLNRSKGVLNMMMMSFSSIGLVSILWLFYGFTVAFGEGGKFWGDLGQYLGTKTFVGENDLWGETGIPIYVFIAFQMMFAIITVALISGALSDRVKFAGWLLFAFGWATLVYFPVAHMVWGGGLIGGDIGALDFAGGTAVHINAGAAALALVLVLGKRVGWPRESMKPHNVPMVALGAALLWFGWFGFNAGSELTADGVTALAFINTQVATAAALLGWIVVEWVRDGKPTLVGASSGAIAGLVAITPACAFITPAAAVLLGVVAGAVCAVAVGLKYRLGYDDSLDVVGVHFVGGWIGCLWIGLFGTASVSSLVETDGLFVGGDATLLGKQAISALIVSVYSFVVAFALGFVIDKTIGLRVSAEAEVDGIDITEHAESGYDLSPTTGSSGGAFAMAGIGAGKPGAEPAVEPDESAPVSEKVAG; encoded by the coding sequence GTGGAGATCGACACCGGGAACACTGCCTGGTTGCTTGTCTCGACTGCCCTCGTGCTGCTCATGACCCCCGGTCTCGCGCTGTTCTACGGCGGGCTGAACCGGTCCAAGGGCGTTCTGAACATGATGATGATGAGCTTCTCGTCCATCGGGCTCGTCAGCATCCTGTGGCTTTTCTACGGCTTCACCGTCGCCTTCGGCGAGGGCGGCAAGTTCTGGGGTGACCTGGGCCAGTACCTGGGCACCAAGACCTTCGTCGGCGAGAACGACCTGTGGGGCGAGACGGGTATCCCGATCTACGTCTTCATCGCCTTCCAGATGATGTTCGCGATCATCACCGTGGCGCTGATCAGCGGCGCGCTGTCCGACCGGGTGAAGTTCGCCGGCTGGCTGCTGTTCGCGTTCGGCTGGGCCACCCTGGTCTACTTCCCGGTCGCCCACATGGTCTGGGGCGGCGGGCTGATCGGCGGCGACATCGGCGCGCTGGACTTCGCCGGTGGTACCGCTGTGCACATCAACGCCGGTGCGGCGGCGCTCGCGCTGGTGCTCGTGCTCGGCAAGCGGGTCGGCTGGCCGCGCGAGAGCATGAAGCCGCACAACGTCCCGATGGTCGCCCTCGGCGCCGCGCTGCTGTGGTTCGGCTGGTTCGGCTTCAACGCCGGCTCCGAGCTGACCGCCGACGGGGTCACCGCGCTGGCGTTCATCAACACCCAGGTCGCCACCGCCGCGGCGCTGCTCGGCTGGATCGTGGTGGAGTGGGTGCGCGACGGCAAGCCGACCCTGGTCGGCGCCTCGTCCGGCGCCATCGCCGGTCTGGTCGCGATCACCCCGGCCTGTGCGTTCATCACCCCGGCCGCAGCGGTGCTGCTGGGTGTGGTGGCCGGTGCGGTCTGCGCCGTCGCGGTCGGTCTGAAGTACCGGCTCGGCTACGACGACTCCCTCGACGTGGTCGGCGTGCACTTCGTCGGCGGCTGGATCGGCTGCCTCTGGATCGGCCTGTTCGGCACCGCCTCGGTCAGCTCGCTGGTGGAGACCGACGGCCTGTTCGTCGGCGGCGACGCCACGCTGCTCGGCAAGCAGGCGATCAGCGCGCTGATCGTCAGCGTCTACTCCTTCGTGGTCGCCTTCGCCCTGGGCTTCGTGATCGACAAGACGATCGGTCTCCGGGTCTCCGCCGAGGCCGAGGTCGACGGCATCGACATCACCGAGCACGCGGAGAGCGGCTACGACCTGTCGCCCACCACGGGCAGCAGCGGTGGCGCGTTCGCGATGGCCGGGATCGGCGCCGGCAAGCCGGGGGCGGAGCCCGCCGTCGAGCCCGACGAGTCCGCGCCGGTCAGCGAGAAGGTCGCCGGTTAA
- a CDS encoding MarR family transcriptional regulator has protein sequence MDETLRAVEHELTALLRRGRALSWEIAREVHPNLEPNAYGLLLWLRRSGSIRLTDLAAKLGIGKGTLSRQIGGLEALGLVRRDPDPTDRRAAQLSLTEEGTRRFDAARAARLGQIRRSLESWPTEDVADFARLMHRFNESL, from the coding sequence GTGGACGAGACGCTGCGCGCCGTGGAGCACGAGTTGACCGCGTTGCTGCGCCGCGGACGGGCGCTCTCCTGGGAGATCGCCCGGGAGGTCCACCCGAACCTGGAACCGAACGCGTACGGCCTGCTGCTCTGGCTGCGCCGCTCCGGGTCGATCCGGCTCACCGACCTGGCCGCGAAGCTGGGCATCGGCAAGGGCACGCTCAGCCGCCAGATCGGCGGGCTGGAGGCGCTGGGCCTGGTACGCCGCGATCCGGACCCGACGGACCGGCGTGCGGCCCAGCTCAGCCTGACCGAGGAGGGCACCCGGCGGTTCGACGCCGCCCGGGCCGCCCGACTCGGACAAATCCGACGTTCGCTTGAAAGCTGGCCGACCGAGGACGTGGCGGACTTCGCCCGCCTGATGCACCGCTTCAACGAGTCGCTCTGA
- the ftsY gene encoding signal recognition particle-docking protein FtsY: protein MTEYLLVALALLGVLIIGGLSLVVPRLRRRPQPPLPRTEVDTRTEEDLAGPPVEAPEAELTTGVVVEAPPAPPVEVPQVEVPEPTAGRLVRLRSRLSRSQNVFGKGLLGLLSRDRLDEDTWEEIEDSLITADVGIDATREIVDRLRERTRVLGTRTGEELRALLAAELVNALDPSLDRSLRTAPKEGVPAVVLVVGVNGAGKTTTCGKIARVLVADGRSVLLGAADTFRAAAADQLETWGGRVGAETVRGPEAADPASVAFDAVKRGIDTGVDTVLIDTAGRLQNKIGLMDELGKVKRVVEKHGPIDETLLILDATTGQNGLEQARVFTEAVNVTGVVLTKLDGTAKGGIVIAVQRKLGIPVKLVGLGEGKDDLAPFDPAQFVDALLGTEPLARDA from the coding sequence ATGACGGAATACCTCCTCGTCGCTCTCGCCCTGCTCGGCGTGCTGATCATCGGCGGCCTGAGCCTCGTGGTGCCCCGGCTGCGCCGGCGCCCGCAGCCGCCGCTGCCGCGCACGGAGGTCGACACCCGGACGGAGGAGGACCTGGCCGGTCCGCCGGTCGAGGCCCCGGAGGCGGAACTCACCACCGGTGTGGTGGTCGAGGCGCCGCCGGCCCCTCCGGTCGAGGTGCCGCAGGTCGAGGTCCCGGAGCCGACCGCCGGCCGGCTGGTCCGGCTGCGCTCGCGGCTGTCCCGCTCGCAGAACGTCTTCGGCAAGGGCCTGCTCGGCCTGCTCAGCCGCGACCGGCTGGACGAGGACACCTGGGAGGAGATCGAGGACAGCCTGATCACCGCCGACGTCGGCATCGACGCGACCCGGGAGATCGTCGACCGGCTGCGCGAGCGGACCCGGGTGCTCGGCACCCGGACCGGGGAGGAGCTGCGCGCGCTGCTCGCCGCCGAGCTGGTGAACGCGCTCGACCCGAGCCTGGACCGCTCGCTGCGCACCGCGCCGAAGGAGGGCGTCCCGGCGGTCGTGCTCGTGGTCGGCGTCAACGGCGCCGGCAAGACCACCACCTGCGGCAAGATCGCCCGGGTGCTCGTCGCGGACGGCCGCAGCGTGCTCCTCGGCGCGGCCGACACGTTCCGGGCCGCCGCCGCCGACCAGCTGGAGACCTGGGGCGGCCGGGTGGGCGCCGAGACGGTCCGCGGGCCCGAGGCCGCCGACCCGGCCAGCGTCGCGTTCGACGCGGTCAAGCGCGGCATCGACACCGGCGTCGACACCGTGCTCATCGACACCGCCGGCCGGCTGCAGAACAAGATCGGCCTGATGGACGAGCTGGGCAAGGTCAAGCGGGTGGTGGAGAAGCACGGCCCGATCGACGAGACGCTGCTGATCCTCGACGCCACCACCGGCCAGAACGGGCTGGAGCAGGCGCGGGTCTTCACCGAGGCGGTGAACGTCACCGGCGTGGTGCTGACCAAGCTCGACGGGACGGCCAAGGGCGGCATCGTGATCGCCGTGCAGCGCAAGCTCGGCATCCCGGTCAAGCTCGTCGGCCTCGGCGAGGGCAAGGACGACCTGGCCCCGTTCGACCCGGCACAGTTCGTCGACGCGTTGCTCGGCACCGAGCCGCTCGCCCGGGACGCGTAG
- a CDS encoding alkaline phosphatase D family protein — MPGSRLLIGPLLRRVVDTRATVWVETSSPAVVTVRTADGATGSAPTFSAYDHHYAIVVVSGLTPDSATTYEVLIDDEVAWPLPDSSFPPSVIRTRALDDADQPVRLLFGSCRETTQHSTARKLPPDALDAYARRVMAAPEQAVLPDLLVLLGDQVYADETSPTVRRLLKRRRKRPKDAPATQVVSFDEYTKLYLESWRDPEIRWLLSTVPSVMIFDDHEVIDDWNTSQSWRADMREQPWWAERIRSGLASYWVYQHLGNLSPDEIAADPVYAKVVAAEDATGVLHEFGERVDKEADLAHDTERWRAVQYQWSYALDLGRTRLVMLDNRSSRVLLPGSRAMLPPGEWSWFLDQAHGTYDHLVVGSSLPWLLPPGIHHVEAWNERLADSSRPWVARLSEQIRRALDLEHWAAFRRSFEALGELFARLGSGTAPRTGARVGAGPAYARPASISVLSGDVHHSYVARARFADRDVRTPVHQLTCSPIHNQVPAGMRPLMTLGWSPGPAGATRALARSAGVRRPAVRWRKLAGPYFGNAVATLTHQGRRAAVVIEGTTSEGELRPVAQQQLSGDD; from the coding sequence GTGCCCGGTTCCCGCCTGCTCATCGGCCCGCTGCTGCGGCGGGTCGTCGACACGCGGGCGACCGTCTGGGTGGAGACCAGTTCACCTGCCGTCGTCACCGTCCGCACGGCCGACGGCGCCACCGGCAGCGCGCCCACCTTCTCCGCGTACGACCACCACTACGCGATCGTCGTGGTGAGCGGGCTCACCCCGGACAGCGCCACCACGTACGAGGTGCTGATCGACGACGAGGTGGCGTGGCCGCTGCCGGACTCGTCGTTCCCGCCCAGCGTGATCCGGACCCGCGCGCTCGACGACGCCGACCAGCCGGTACGCCTGTTGTTCGGCTCGTGCCGGGAGACCACCCAGCACTCCACCGCGCGGAAGCTGCCGCCCGACGCGCTCGACGCGTACGCCCGGCGGGTGATGGCCGCGCCCGAGCAGGCCGTGCTGCCCGACCTGCTGGTGCTGCTCGGCGACCAGGTGTACGCGGACGAGACCTCGCCGACCGTGCGGCGGCTGCTGAAGCGTCGCCGCAAGCGGCCGAAGGACGCCCCGGCGACGCAGGTGGTGAGCTTCGACGAGTACACCAAGCTCTACCTGGAGTCGTGGCGCGACCCGGAGATCCGCTGGCTGCTCTCCACGGTGCCGAGCGTGATGATCTTCGACGACCACGAGGTGATCGACGACTGGAACACCTCGCAGTCGTGGCGCGCGGACATGCGCGAGCAGCCGTGGTGGGCCGAACGGATCCGCAGCGGTCTCGCCTCCTACTGGGTCTACCAGCACCTGGGCAACCTGAGCCCGGACGAGATCGCCGCCGACCCGGTGTACGCGAAGGTGGTCGCCGCCGAGGACGCCACGGGTGTGCTGCACGAGTTCGGCGAGCGGGTCGACAAGGAGGCCGACCTGGCGCACGACACCGAGCGCTGGCGGGCCGTGCAGTACCAGTGGAGCTACGCGCTGGACCTGGGCCGCACCCGCCTGGTCATGCTGGACAACCGGTCCAGCCGGGTGCTCCTGCCCGGCAGCCGGGCGATGCTGCCGCCGGGCGAGTGGTCGTGGTTCCTCGACCAGGCCCACGGCACCTACGACCACCTGGTGGTGGGCAGCTCGCTGCCGTGGCTGCTGCCGCCGGGCATCCACCACGTCGAGGCGTGGAACGAACGCCTGGCCGACTCGAGCCGCCCCTGGGTGGCCCGGCTATCCGAGCAGATCCGCCGGGCCCTGGACCTGGAGCACTGGGCGGCGTTCCGGCGCTCGTTCGAGGCGCTGGGCGAACTGTTCGCGCGGCTGGGCAGCGGCACCGCGCCGCGCACCGGGGCGCGGGTGGGCGCCGGGCCGGCGTACGCGCGACCGGCGTCGATCAGCGTGCTCTCCGGTGACGTGCACCACTCGTACGTGGCGCGGGCCCGGTTCGCCGACCGCGACGTCCGCACGCCGGTGCACCAGCTCACCTGTTCACCGATCCACAACCAGGTACCGGCCGGCATGCGACCGCTGATGACGCTGGGCTGGAGTCCGGGGCCGGCCGGGGCGACGCGGGCGCTGGCGCGCTCGGCCGGGGTCCGCCGCCCGGCGGTGCGGTGGCGGAAGCTGGCCGGGCCCTACTTCGGCAACGCGGTGGCCACGCTCACGCACCAGGGTCGCCGGGCCGCCGTGGTGATCGAGGGCACGACCAGCGAGGGCGAGCTGCGACCGGTGGCGCAACAGCAACTGAGCGGCGACGACTGA
- a CDS encoding universal stress protein, whose protein sequence is MDAAERERYGPRTRPLPYERGTDGPRVVLVGVDGSRTSMRAAAYAAGLARRQGATLVAVFVSSPTSYSAMLSGVVAGAVQQTHDELADELRAECRRGAEELDLPVTFLCRRGDAYTELCRAADEHRADMVVVGSSEQAGHKLVGSVATRLVRTGRWPVVVVP, encoded by the coding sequence ATGGACGCCGCGGAACGTGAGCGGTACGGCCCGCGGACCCGTCCGCTGCCCTACGAACGGGGTACGGACGGGCCGCGGGTGGTGCTGGTCGGCGTGGACGGCAGCCGCACCTCGATGCGCGCCGCCGCGTACGCCGCCGGACTGGCCCGGCGGCAGGGCGCGACGCTGGTGGCGGTCTTCGTCAGCTCGCCCACGTCGTACAGCGCGATGCTCTCCGGCGTGGTGGCCGGGGCGGTCCAGCAGACCCACGACGAGCTGGCCGACGAGCTGCGCGCGGAGTGCCGGCGCGGGGCCGAGGAACTGGACCTGCCGGTGACGTTCCTGTGCCGGCGCGGCGACGCGTACACCGAGCTGTGCCGGGCCGCCGACGAGCACCGCGCCGACATGGTCGTGGTCGGTTCGTCCGAGCAGGCCGGGCACAAGCTGGTCGGCTCGGTCGCCACCCGGCTGGTCCGCACCGGCCGCTGGCCCGTCGTCGTGGTCCCCTGA
- a CDS encoding DinB family protein, which yields MTWRAPEIDRRHEPFVADERTMLQGWLDLHRDTLVHKCAGLTAEQLRTPSVEPSGLTLLGLVRHMADVERWWFRIRAGGQDVPTLYDYSTDPDADHNDIADADPAEAFATLRAEIEAADRAVAELPLEHTFEHRRGDTVNEISLRWVYVHMIEEYARHNGHADLIRERIDGVTGC from the coding sequence ATGACCTGGAGAGCACCCGAGATCGACCGCCGCCACGAGCCTTTCGTCGCCGACGAGCGCACCATGCTGCAGGGCTGGCTCGACCTGCACCGCGACACCCTGGTGCACAAGTGCGCCGGGCTGACCGCCGAGCAACTGCGCACGCCCAGCGTGGAGCCGTCCGGCCTGACCCTGCTCGGCCTGGTCCGGCACATGGCCGACGTGGAGCGCTGGTGGTTCCGCATCCGCGCCGGCGGGCAGGACGTGCCCACGCTGTACGACTACAGCACCGACCCGGACGCCGACCACAACGACATCGCCGACGCCGACCCGGCCGAGGCGTTCGCCACCCTGCGGGCCGAGATCGAGGCAGCCGACCGGGCCGTCGCCGAGCTGCCGCTGGAGCACACCTTCGAGCACCGTCGGGGCGACACCGTCAACGAGATCAGCCTGCGCTGGGTGTACGTGCACATGATCGAGGAGTACGCCCGGCACAACGGCCACGCCGACCTGATCCGGGAGCGCATCGACGGCGTCACCGGCTGCTGA
- a CDS encoding aminoglycoside phosphotransferase family protein has translation MTTDDRAYAGWRDPSHPSPRLGRPYVTSQEIPLHGGNVSTVVRVGDTVRRNAGPWTPSVHALLRHLEYVGFTGAPRALGMDERNREVLSYLEGECGEYPLAPHWVTDEALVTVATMLRMFHDAQYGFTPPPGAVWRSFGPPPPDTEVICHHDAAPHNVIWRPDGTLGLIDFDLASPGARIYDVAYAAWTWVPIFSDRDSITLGWKHPDRPRRLRLFADAYGLIPRDRHRLIRTIRKRIVDHVEGIRRMAAAGEPAFVRIVHKGHLRRPMRDLRLLDYERHQLEAALR, from the coding sequence GTGACGACTGACGATCGCGCCTACGCGGGGTGGCGCGACCCCAGCCACCCGTCGCCACGCCTCGGGAGACCGTACGTGACTTCGCAGGAGATCCCGCTGCACGGCGGGAACGTGAGCACCGTGGTCCGTGTGGGAGACACGGTCCGGCGCAACGCCGGCCCGTGGACGCCCTCCGTGCACGCGCTGCTGCGCCACCTGGAGTACGTCGGATTCACCGGCGCGCCCCGGGCACTCGGCATGGACGAGCGCAACCGGGAGGTTCTGTCGTACCTGGAGGGGGAGTGCGGGGAGTACCCGCTGGCCCCGCACTGGGTCACCGACGAGGCCCTGGTCACGGTGGCCACCATGCTGCGGATGTTCCACGACGCGCAGTACGGTTTCACCCCGCCGCCCGGCGCGGTCTGGCGCTCCTTCGGGCCGCCCCCGCCGGACACCGAGGTCATCTGCCACCACGACGCCGCGCCGCACAACGTGATCTGGCGCCCGGACGGCACGCTCGGGCTGATCGACTTCGACCTCGCCTCGCCCGGCGCCCGCATCTACGACGTGGCGTACGCGGCCTGGACCTGGGTGCCGATCTTCTCCGACCGCGACTCGATCACGCTCGGCTGGAAGCACCCCGACCGGCCGCGCCGGCTGCGCCTGTTCGCCGACGCCTACGGGCTGATCCCGCGCGACCGGCACCGGCTCATCCGGACCATCCGCAAGCGCATCGTCGACCACGTCGAGGGCATCCGGCGGATGGCCGCCGCCGGTGAACCGGCGTTCGTCCGGATCGTCCACAAGGGCCACCTGCGTCGCCCTATGCGTGACCTGCGGCTGCTCGACTACGAGCGGCACCAGCTGGAGGCTGCGCTCCGCTGA